The Hypanus sabinus isolate sHypSab1 chromosome 5, sHypSab1.hap1, whole genome shotgun sequence genome has a segment encoding these proteins:
- the LOC132394367 gene encoding LIM domain only protein 7-like, protein MQNRNPLLAEHSLSVPVETDEDLEPDLENDDMFSRKTGAFCATPDLKPFHAQERSSIGLSDSVEKLVAQERRDKTVIPDPEKDDVIIRKERDFQTKPSLPSGAPDIYHPVPFPDPSTLPESLRSKFLCPPERASEGLEETTTDRGALPCPVKDDMLSRRMALSQANKPVQSCNFAPASCSEDDAKKWETIREASRLRYKKRQLVERLGRGGRVRVIPACKANGASPCNNN, encoded by the coding sequence ATGCAGAATCGGAATCCGCTCCTCGCTGAGCATTCCCTCTCTGTCCCAGTGGAAACGGATGAGGACCTGGAGCCAGATTTGGAAAATGATGACATGTTCAGTCGTAAAACTGGTGCCTTCTGCGCCACTCCTGACCTGAAACCTTTCCATGCTCAGGAGCGAAGCAGCATTGGGTTGAGTGACTCGGTTGAAAAACTTGTTGCTCAAGAAAGAAGAGACAAGACTGTGATTCCCGATCCGGAAAAGGATGATGTGATTATCAGGAAAGAGCGAGATTTTCAAACCAAGCCATCGTTGCCTTCAGGTGCACCTGATATATACCATCCCGTTCCTTTCCCAGATCCGTCAACTTTGCCAGAGTCACTCCGTTCAAAGTTCCTTTGTCCACCAGAGCGAGCCTCAGAAGGACTGGAAGAAACGACCACTGACAGAGGTGCATTGCCATGCCCAGTAAAAGATGACATGCTGTCTCGGAGAATGGCTCTGTCCCAGGCTAATAAACCAGTGCAATCTTGTAACTTTGCTCCTGCCTCTTGTAGCGAGGATGATGCAAAGAAGTGGGAGACAATAAGGGAGGCCAGCAGATTAAGATACAAGAAGCGTCAGCTGGTTGAGAGGTTAGGGCGTGGTGGAAGAGTCCGTGTTATCCCTGCCTGTAAGGCAAATGGGGCAAGTCCCTGCAATAATAATTAA